TCCAGGGATGTGGGTGTCATTATTGAGCGTGGCGAAAGGCCAGCAAAAGGTGCAGCAGCGATGTCTGCGGGAGTGTAAACGTGGCTCAGGTGTATCTCAGCCTCGGCAGTAATATCAATCGCGCGCAATATATCCGCGCAGCGCTGAATGCCCTTGCAGGACAGTTTGGCGACTTGGAGGTGTCCCAGGTTTTCGAGAGCGAAGCGGTGGGATTTCCTGGGGATAATTTTTACAACCTGGTGGTGGGACTACAAACTGACCTGCCGGTAGGGCAGCTGGCCCTGTGTCTGCGTGGTATCGAAGATGCCAACGGCCGCCTGCGCTCCGGACCTAAATTCAGTGCGCGCACCCTAGATATTGATATTCTTACCTATGATCAGCTGACTGGGACTGTCGACGGGGTAAAATTGCCTCGAGGTGAGATTGTAAAAAATGCCTTTGTTTTACAGCCTCTGGCAGAGATTGCTCCGGAAGTACTGCACCCAATTGAGCAGAAAACTTACCGTCAGCTGTGGAATGAGTACGATCAGGCTTCACAAAAATTGTGGCCGGTAGAATTTATTTGGCCGTGATTCCAATAATTATTAAAAAATATAGATAGAAAAGCAGCCCTTTAAGGCTGCTTTTTTGTCAGTAAAAATTAACTCAGGCTCATTAGCGCCTCTTTGGTAAACGGCGTGATTTCCTCCGCGCGATCTTCACGTACCTTGGCGAACCAGTGTGAGTCTTGTAATAGTGCGCGGCCAACGGCAATCAGGTCGAACTCCTGGTTGTCCATACGGCGAGTTAGTTCGCCTAAATCGGTAGGATTGGCAGTGCCGCCCATGCCCTGGTTATTGCCGCCGATAAAATCATCGTCAAGGCCGACGCTGCCGACAGAAATTACTGGTTTTCCAGTCAACTCCTTGGTCCAGCCTGCCAGGTTGAGATCAGAACCCTCAAATTCTGGCACCCAGAAGCGTCTTGTAGAGGAGTGGAAAATATCAACGCCGGCTTCAACTAGCGGAGTCAGGAAGCGTTTCAGTTCTTCCGGGTTTTGCGCCAACTTGGCTTCGTAATCCTGCTGCTTCCATTGGGAGTAGCGCAGCACTATGGCGAAATCTTCGCCTACGGCCTCACGTACCGCTTTGATAATTTCCACTGCAAAGCGGGTGCGATTTTCGATGGAGCCACCGTACTCGTCATCGCGTTGGTTGGTACCTTCCCAGAAAAACTGGTCGATCAGGTAGCCGTGGGCGCCGTGAATCTCTACGCCGTCAAACCCAATTTCCTTGGCTGCTTTCGCCGCGTCTGCAAAAGCTTGTACAACTTCCCGAATGTCCTCTTTGCTCATCGCCTGGCCATTGGGCTTGCCGGGTTTGAACAGGCCTGAGGGGGAGTAGCCGGGCACTGATTTATCCGGGCCTATGCCCTCTTTGCGCACGGAGCCTACGTGCCACAACTGCGGGATAATCTGGCCACCGGCAGCGTGTACTTCGTCTACCACTTTTTTCCAGCCGGCGAGAGCGGCTTCACCGTAGATTGCCGGTACATTCTCGTAGCCGTTGGCGGCCTTATGATTAACAAAGGTGCCTTCGGTAATAATCAGCCCTACTTCACCTTCAGCTCGGCGGCGGTAATAGCCGGCCACCTGGTCGTTGGCGGCATAGCCCGGTGACATAGTGCGGGTCATGGGGGCCATAGCGACCCGGTTGCGCAGCTTTAGGGACTTATGCTCGAAAGGACGCAGTAGGTTGTCCAGGGAACCACTCATATTTCTCTCCTGAATGTCTCGATTCAACACTGGGACTCACTGGTCCCACTAGGTCACAATTAAAACGGTTGCGTTATAAGACCTTATTTCGAGGCTGAGTTCAATATCTGGTTTCGTATTGCAACTCTTTTACCGGTATACTAGGGGTATGTCACGTAAACGCTTTGATGATCTCGACTGTTCTCTGGCCTGTGCCCTGAATGAAGTGGGGGACTGGTGGTCCCTGCTGATAATTAAGCAGGCGATGCTGGGTACCCGCCGTTTTGTAGATTTCCAGCGCAATCTGGGAATCGCCAAGAATATCCTGGTGGACCGCCTGTCTCGCCTGGTGGAAAACGAGGTGCTGGTGCGCTTTGATGCGGGTGAGCACGGTACTCGCTACGAGTACCGCTTAACGGAAAAAGGCCGGGATCTGTTTACGGTGGTAATCGCCCTGCGCCAATGGAATCTGCGCTGGAACGGCAATAAAGATGGGATGCACCTGGTCGATAAAAACAGTGGTGAGCCTATCTCCGAAGTGGCTGTACAGAATGCCCAGGGGCAAAAACTCAGTATTCGCGATGTATTATTTGTGGATGAAAATGGCCAGCCCCTAGAGCAGGCTGGCTAGCTGGCTTTTGAGGGACTCTATCAATCCTGGCTCTTGGATAGCAGTCTGATTATGTCCAGAGCCCTGCCCGGCTCCCAACGCATTACAGAGACAACGCCGTGCATGGCCAGTAGGCGCTGGTCTATTTCCCCTTTCTCCTGCAGCTTGTGTAATTTCTCTGTGGCCTCGGTAAAGCCGCGCTGCTCATAAGTGAGTAGTAATTTGACGGTCTGCTCCGCCGGAGTGATTTGGCGTGGAACAGGGGTATACCCCATCGCGCTTACCATACTCTCAGCCGCCAGCCAGGTGGACCAGGGGTTTTGCCCGGTAATAAGCTGGCCATCCACGCTGACTTGTTCCAGGTAAGTGGGCCCAGCCTGAAAAAACGCGCCTTGCTCACGTAAGCGATCCTCAAGCAGGAATGGAAATCGTTGCTCGGCGTCAGGGATAAGAAAAAGCTCCTCTTCGTTAGTAAAAGCACTGATCTGCCGATCGGCGATTAAGGGCTTGCCATTATCCAGGGTGACATTAGCAAGGGCTGCTGGCCCGTGGCATACCGCTCCGATAATTTTGCCGCTGTTATAGATTTCCCGCACCAGGGACCGGATATGGGGATTGTCGGGGAAATCGAACATGGTGCCTTTACCGCCGACAAAAAATACGGCCTGGTAATCCTCTGCTGATACCTGATCGATAGGAATACTGTGATTGACCTTTTGTTGTGCCTCCGGGTCATTGAGAAAGGCATAGTCGAAAGGCCCCAGATCATCTTTATCGATCACCGCAGGCGGTTTGCCGCCTTTGGGACTGGCAATATCGACAATAAATCCGTTGGCTGAGAAGATGTAATAGGGGCGTGCCAGTTCAGTTAATTCATAACCAGTTGCCTTGCCACTACCTCCCATCGTTTCAGTACTGGTGACAACAGCTAAGATTTTTCCTCGGCTTTCCCTGGGTAATTGTTGTAAATACGGCAAGTCACTTACTGTCGTAGTGGAAAAGTCTTGCTCTTGGGTTGGAATTAGGCCCTTAATCCAAATAATAAAACCAAAAAATACGGACAAAGTCAGTGCCAGGGAAATAACAATTTTCTTCAACATATTAATCTCCAAAATTGCAGTAGTAGACGGAAAATCTTCAAGTGAGTTCGTAGGAGAATAAGGGATGGAAGGTGAAATTCAGGTGAGATTGTAATTGCTATTTGGGAAGAAAGAAAAAGCTGCACTCGAGATTGTATAAGGTATGGATGCCGATTCACTATGCATCTCGAGCACATACGGTAAAAATTTGAATCTTAGAACGCTACTGTGTAAAAGATAGAGCGCACTGATAAATATTGTTCCGACATTGGATAGAGATGGTCCAATTTAAGGCTTCACAGATTCTCTTGGCCAGGAAAAGGCCTTGACCAATACCGTCACTGCCTTCCCTTTTTTGGCCGGGTAAGAGGGAGGTTTCTAGATCTAATTGGTTGTCTGTGGCGTTCTCAAAAAAGAGTGTGTCCCCCTTATAGGTAATAACCAATTCAGGGCTGGTAGCGTGCTGTAATGCATTGCTGATCAAGTTGTCGAAGAGCAGACTTACCAGGTGTCGATTGGCCAGGACTCTGACTTTGTGCCCTAACTTTAAATCAACATTAAAATGCTTTTGTACAATTAACTGGTGTTGAGCTAAAAGACGTTCCTCTAGTAAAGCGCACAATGGGATATCTTCCGACTGTAGAGACTCAGAGCGGGCGAGGGCTAATAGTGTCTTAACGGTTTTTTCCATACCGGTAACAGTTTCTAATAGCTCATTTTTCTCAGCTAAAGTCATTTCCCGATTTTGACTGAGAGCCAGTGTGCTTTTCAGAATGGTTAGTCCGGTGCGCAACTCATGGCTTGTATCCCGGGTAAACTCAGTTTCCCTGTGCAATGTTAGCTTGAGCTGGTTAAGAGTGTCTTGCAACGTACTTGCGAGATAACCGATTTCATCTTGTTCATTGTTATAGGGCAGGGAAATTTGAGAATCGCAGTTTCTCTGCCGCTGAACTGCTTTAGCGAGGGTTACTACAGGCGCGATGGTTTTACGGGAAATACGAAAAGCACAATAGAGGGCTAAGAGTAGGGTCAAGATACAGGCGCTGGCAAAAAGCCAGAGAAGCTTTGAAGATTGTCGGGTAACAGTGAGCAATTCACTGACTTCAGCTACGAGAACGGGGGAATGGTTGTCCGGAAAATGTACTCTGCGTAAATGGAAGTGATGTTCAGTATCACTAAACCACTCAGCCTTTTCTGCATAGCTTGGTAAGGCAGTGCGCAGTTCGGCCGGAATTATTTTGCTTTCAGTGTATAGCGTTAAATAGGGTAGGCGTGGCTCTGGGGTCGCATTAGTCAGTCTTGCCTGCTGTTCGAGGTAGCGGACTTCTCCGGCCAATAAGTTATCGAGTAAATGGTCTTCAACTACATAGGCCACCATCATACAAATGGCAAAAAACACCAAGCATAGCAGCAGGGTAAAACTGCCAAAAATAGCGAAGACCTTCCTCTGTAAATTACTGGTTTCGCGCATTGGGAGTTTCCAACTGATAACCGAGATTGGTGATGGTTTTCAACATAGGGGCCTGGAAAGGCTTATCCAGTGCTTGGCGAAGACTATAAATGTGGGATTTTAAGGCGTCTGTTTCTGGGGGTTCATCACCCCAAATATGGTGGATTATTGCCGAGCGGCTTACTGGTGCTGGCGACGCCTGGGCGAGCATAGTGAGAATGCGAAAACCGATAGTTGTCAGGGGCAGAGGTTGTTTATCCCGGTAGGCCGTTTGCTGGCGCTGGTTTATCTGTAAATCACCGACCTTAATTTCTTCACTGGTATGCAGCTGGTGTCTACGTGCCAGGGCACGGCATCTCAGTATCAGTTCCCTTGGTTCGAAGGGCTTACATAAGTAGTCATCGGCACCGATACCAAATCCGCGTTCTTTATCTGCGAGAGCATCTCGGGCAGTTAACATCAGAATTGGCATGTTAACTGGCGCTTGTGCCTTGATCTTTTCGCAGACCTCCAAGCCGTCGATATCCGGCAGGCCCAGGTCGAGAATAATCAGGTCGAAGATTTGTTCCAGGGCCAGCTGTAAGCCCTGGTGACCCCGGTGGGCATAATCTATCTGCCAGCCCTCAGCATGTAGGAATTCGGCAAGCTGGCGGGCGATAGTGGGGTTATCTTCAATCAACAATATCTTCAGTGAGCGCACCGGCAAATCTCTTTTGGCAGAGGAAGTTACAAAACATTCTGACAGAGTGCCGGTGAAATTGAAGTGAAGCCCCGTTGTTGGACTGTTTTAGATATTGGTTGGACTGCTCTAGATATTGAGGTTACGGCCGCCGTCAACGGCAATAACCTGACCGTTGATATAGGGGGCGTCACAGACCAGGAAGCGCACGGTTTTGGCGATATCACTGGGGTCACCGGTTCGGGCCAAAGGAATGCGCTGGGTGATCTGTGCTTTCTTGGCTTCGTTAGTTGCCTCTTGCTCCGGCCAAAGAATGGCACCGGGGGCGACTGCATTGACCTGGACCTGGGGAGACAGCTCCAGAGCGAGGCTTTTTGTCAGCATTACCAGCCCAGCCTTGGCGGCGCAGTAAATAGTGTGCTCGGGCATCGGGCGCTCGGCGTGAATATCCGCCATATTAACAACGCAACCCTGTTGTTGGCTGAGTGTTTCTTTCAGGGCCTGAGTGAGAAAGAAAGGGGCTTTGAGGTTGCTGCCCACCAGCCGATCCCAGTCCTCCTCGGTCGCATTTCCCACAGGTGTGGGGTGAAATGCTGAGGCATTGTTGACCAGAACATCAATACCGCCCCAGGCCTCTTGTGCGCGCTGGGCCAGATTGGAACAGGCTTCGGCGCTATTCAACTCACTGTGCAACGCTATGGCAGAGTTGGGGCGACGTTGGTTCAGCTCGTTTGCCAGGGCCTTGGCAGTATCAGCCGAGTTGCGATAGTGAATAACAACTCTGTGATCTCTATGTAGCTCCTCAGCAATAGCACGACCCAGGCGTGCAGCGGCACCGGTAATCAACACATTACGCAATGTAGTCATCCTTTACTTTGGTGATTGCCTTGATGCGCTCCCGGTCCAGTGCTTGCCCGAGTTTCGCACCCTGGTAGCCCTGTTTAATCAACCCCTCGGCAGTTACTGCTGCTGCCCCATCTCGAGCGGCGCGTAAAAAGTCTACCTGTGGATAATCTCGATTCTCCAGCCCCTCACGACCTCGGGCATCTGCCTCACAGGCGCGAAGAAAGTTTTCAAATCGCTCGGGACGTCGCAAGGCATCCAGACTGCGGATCATTTTCATAATGGTCTGTGGGCGCAATTCGAAGGCTCTGTGGCAATGCAGGTGGTATTCGCAGACCCCGACAGCTAGTGCAGTCAGGTCTTTTGGGGTACGCCAGCGCTCGCAGACGGCCTTTACAAGAGGTACGCCTGCGGCCTCGTGTCCGTGGTGGCTGGGGAGAATCTCCTCGGGAGTCAGTCCTTTGCCCAGGTCGTGTAGCAGTACTGCAAAACGCAAGGGGAGCTCTGCCGGTGCGGCGCGCAGGGCTAGCAGTACGTGTTCTCCAGTGTCCACTTCGGGGTGGTGTTTGGGCGGCTGGGGAACACCAAACAAATTCTCTAACTCTGGTAAAAGTACTGATAGGGCGCCGCAGTCTCGCAGTACCCGAATAAAAATATCGGGGTCTGGCTCGGTAAGCGCCCGGCTTACCTCTTTCCAGACCCTCTCGGCCACCAGATATTCCACTTCACCCGCTTCTACCATCTGGCGCATGAGTATCATGGTCTCAGGGGCAACGCTAAAGCCAAGGTGATGGTAGCGGGCGGCAAAGCGGGCTACTCGCAGTATTCTTAGGGGGTCTTCGGCAAATGCAGGAGAAACATGGCGCAAAAGCCGTGCCTCCAGATCTTTCTGCCCGCCGTAGGGGTCTATTAGCTTGCCGTCGGTGTCTTCTGCAATGGCATTAATAGTGAGATCTCGCCGCAGGAGATCCTCTTCCAGGGTGATATTGGCATCGGCGTTAACTGTAAAACCGCCATAGCCGTGTCCGCTCTTTCTTTCGGTGCGAGCGAGCGCGTATTCTTCACCGGTCTCAGGGTGTAGGAATACTGGAAAATCTTTGCCGACTGGGCTGTATCCGAGGTCCTGCATTCTATCTGCATCTGCCCCAACCACTACCCAGTCGCGCTCGGTAACTGGACGATTCAAAAGTCTGTCGCGCACTGCGCCGCCAACAAGGTAGATCTTCAAAAATTGTTCTCCAGAGCTGGAGATATCATTAATTCGGTAGGTGATTGTACTGCCATAAGTCCATTAGTTCCGGCAATGTCCGCAGGGGTGCTGCTGGATAAGTAAGAAAGCAGGGAAGGAGAGTCAGAGGTTTTGGCAAGATAAAAAAAAGGCCCCGAAAAAACAAGGGGGCCCAGGGTCTTAGGGTATTCGCTTAGCAAACATCTAATTGCCAATAGCGGGATCGCTGACTTACCGGCCATACCCGCTGGAGAGGATCTGGCGACACACTGGTACCGCTAAATCTGAAGTCATTCTATGTGACCTGTCATACCTGTCAACTATATCTTTTAGTATTTTTTGAGGGGGTTGTATCTCTGTTCGTTAACTAAATACATGGACCGAATTTCGGGCTGGTTTTGCAGCATTGAACAGCATAATTTATAGGGGCGATCCTGTTGGGCAGGATAATTTCGCGCCTGGCTTCGGGGGATGGAGTTGGGGCTTTTGAAATTGACCTGGTCGTCAAGGATTGCAGTTGTTGGGGAGAATAAATATGAGCGAACTACATGTGCTAACCACCGGGGAAGCGGCTCGGTATTGTGGGGTCAACTTCCGAACGGTGATTCGCTGGATTGAGCGGGGGCAGCTCAAGGCTTACAAGCTTCCTGGGCGTGGCGACCATCGGATTTGTGTAGAGGACTTCGTGGGTTTCCTGCGGGATAACTCTATGCCAGTGCCGAATGACCTGGCGATACCCAGTCGCAAAGTTCTGTTGCTGACAACAGATCCGGAACTGACTTCTTCAGGCCTCCAGGCCTTGAAAAATATCGGCTGTGAAATTGAAGTGGCTGGTGACAGTTTCTCTGCTGGTGTTTTATTAGCTAATGCTAAGCCGGCGCTGTTGGTTGTCGATGCCGCATTGGTTGGTGACGGGGGCTTTCAGGTACTGGATTACTTGAGGTCGCGCAGCGAGTATAGCAGCCTACGTATCCTGGTTGTGGCTGCTGAGGAAGATCTGGATAAAGCCCGCTGGCTGGATGCGGGGGCCGATGCCCTTCTGGCACATCGTGAAGAACGCGGTGAACTGGCTGCTAAAGCCAGGTTGCTGCTAGAGGCTGATCACTAAGCCAAGTTTTCTGCCTGGATTTATTCCTGGCCATTCGCCCCGTTTGCACGGGAGTTTTAATAAAAAGCTCCCGTGCAAAGATTCAGATAGGTTTCGGAATCAGCATTGACTCCTCTTCTCCTTCCTGCCGATCACGGCCCTGTTCAGGGCAGTGGAAGCTAGCCGTAATTTCATCGCCGTTGAGGCTGTTTAGATGTATATCAAAACCCCAGAGTCTGTGTAGATGCCTTAAAACTTCCGGAGTATCTTTGCCAAGTGGCCGGCGGCGATGCTGGGTGTGATTTAAGGTGAGTGAACGATCTCCCCGTGTATCTACAGAGTAAACCTGTATGTTGGGTTCTCGATTACCCAAGTTGTACTGGCCGGCGAGATTCTCCCGAAGTTGTCGATAACCACTTTCGTCATGGATTGCACTGACAACAATTTCATTTTCCTGATCGTTGTCGCTGACACAAAAGAGTTTCATATCGCGCATCACTTTTGGTGAGAGAAACTGTAGGATAAAACTCTCATCCTTGAAGTCACGCATGGCAAATTGGAGTGTTTCTCGCCAATTGCTCCCAGCGATATCTGGGAACCAGCGGCGATCTTCATCAGTCGGTTCTTCACAGATACGCCTGAGATCACTGAATATACTGAAGCCCAAGGTGTATGGATTGATGCCATTGTAATAAGGACTGTCAAAACTGGGCTGATAGATCACGTTCGTATGACTTTGTAAGAACTCCATCATAAAGCCTTCAGTCACTCGTCCTCGCCGGTAGAGTTCTGTTAGCAGTGTGTAGTGCCAAAAAGTGGCCCACCCCTCGTTCATGACTTGAGTTTGGCGCTGTGGATAAAAATACTGTGCGAGCTTGCGCACGATACGTACTAATTCTCTTTGCCAACCTTCAAGTAAGGGGGCATTTTTTTCGATAAAGTAAAGGAGGTTCTCCTGAGGTTCCTCCGGAAAACGTTTCTCATTGGTTTCCTCGGTGCCTTCTCCAAGTTTTGGGATTGTTCGCCATAGATCGTTGAGTTGACGTTGCCGATATTCTTCACGCTCCTGTTGTTGGCGCTCTTCTTCAATAGCTGAGATGGGGTAAGGGCGTTTATAGCGATCCACGCCGTAGTTCATTAAGGCATGGCAGGAGTCGAGAATGGCCTCGACTTCATCAAGCCCGTGGCGTTCTTCACAGCGGGAAATATAATTTTTGGCAAAGATTAGGTAGTCGATAATACTACTGGCATCCGTCCAGGAGCGGAAAAGGTAATTGCCCTTGAAAAAAGAATTGTGTCCATAGGATGCATGAGCGATCACCAAGGCCTGCATTGTCATGGTGTTTTCCTCCATGAGGTAAGCGATGCAGGGGTTGGAGTTGATAACAATTTCGTAGGCGAGCCCCATTAAACCGCGCTGATAATTATTCTCAACACTTATAAATTGCTTGCCAAACGACCAATGGTTGTAGCCCACTGGCATACCCACCGAAGAGTAGGCATCCATCATTTGTTCTGAACTGATAACCTCAATTTGATTGGGGTAGGTATCCAGGCCAAATTCGTCCGCCAACGCGCCAATGGCGAGGTCATATTCCTGGATCAGCTCAAATGTCCACTCTGAGGTGGTAGAAATAGGGTTTGCTGATTCTGGTTTTTGCGAATCGCTGCCGCTGGCAAATGTATCTAGCATCGAGCGGTCACCTTCTGGCTGAACAGTTGACGGAATACAGGGTAAATATCCTGCACATCCACAATTTGCTCCATGGCGAAGTGATTTGGGAATAGGGTACGTACACTTTCGTATTCTTCCCACAAGGCTTGGTGGTCTCTGGGAGTTATTTCCACGTAGGAGTAGTACTGTACATGGGGCATGATGTCGTCAATTAGGATACGATGGCAGGTGCTGGAGTCATCATTCCAGTTGTCGCCATCTGAAGCTTGGGCGCCGTAAATATTCCATTCACTCTCCGGGTATCGATCGTGCATAATCCGTCTCATTAACTTCAGAGCGCTGGAGACGATGGTTCCCCCTGTCTCACGAGAGTAGAAAAATTCCTCTTCATCCACTTCCTTGGCGCTAGTGTGGTGGCGGATAAAAACGACTTCTGTGTATTCATAACTGCGTTGCAGGAATAGATAAAGCAGGAGGAAAAAGCGCTTAGCCATGTCTTTAGTGGCTTGATTCATAGAGCCGGATACGTCCATAAGGCAGAACATAACCGCACGCGAACGAGGTTTTGGTTGTTTGATTAATAGATTGTATTTCAGATCAAAATCATCCAAAAATGGCACCCGCCCAACACGGCGGCGCAACTCAGCGATTTCGCCTTTCAGAGCCTCTATCTTGCGCTGATCGCGCAAAGCAGTATCTTTTTGTTCCTCTAACTCTAGGGATGTCTCTAGTTCACGGATATTTCGTCTTTTACTACTAGTGAGTGCGATACGACGAGCATGAGCTGCTCTTAAGGAGCGAATGACATTTAACCGACCAGGGGTGCCTTCGTTACTGATTCCAGCGCGGACAACTTGAAAGGACTCATTACCGGCGAGCCTTTGTTTAACCATGTTGGGCAGTTGTAGCCCCTCAAACATAAAGTCGAGAAATTCTTCCTGTGAAATTTGAAAGACAAAGTCATCCACTCCCTCGCCACTATCACTGGCTCCTCCGCCATTGCCATCACCACCTTTAGGTTGCTGGCGTGGAATACGATCCCCTGTGGTAAATTCTTTGTTGCCGGGTAAAACACGCTCGACATGACCCCCTGAGCCATGTGAAAAAAGGGGCTCACTGATATCCCGGGTAGGAATGCTGATGCGTTCGCCCTTGTCCATGTCCATTATGGATCGGCTGTTCATAGCGTCACCCACGGCTTTTTTGATATGGGCTTTATAGCGTCTTAAAAAGCGTTGCCGATTTACAGTACTTTTCTTTTTTCCATTTAGGCGGCGGTCGATGATATAGCTCATAGTTCTGCCTTTAGTCTGAATAAAACCATCTGGCAAGGCCACCATGTAATCTATTCAGAAATGCTTCTGTCGTCTATTAGGGCCCCTATAGGGATCCTAATAGACGAAATTTTTCAGCTCTAGAAAAATAGGAATAGATACTTGAAAGTGTCTATCCGTCATTGCAATTAATTCATCTACTGAGATTTACGTACTCGGAGATACCACTCTGATAACAGGCGAACCTGTTTTTCTGTATAGCCGCGTTCTACCATGCGGGCAACAAAGTCTGCATGCTTGCGCTTGTCATCCGCAGAAGCTTTGGTATTAAAGGAAATAACTGGCAGGAGGTCCTCGGTGTTCGAGAACATCTTTTTCTCAATAACGGCGCGCAATTTCTCATAGGATCGCCAATCTGGATTTTTCCCCTGATTGTTGGCGCGAGCACGTAAAACAAAGTTTACAATTTCATTGCGGAAGTCTTTTGGATTAGAGATACCTGCAGGTTTTTCTGTTTTCTCTAATTCTTCATTTAGTGCGCCACGGTCTAGGATTTCCCCAGTCTCTGGATCTCGATATTCCTGATCCTGAATCCAGAAGTCCGCATAAGTGACGTATCTATCAAATAAATTTTGTCCATACTCGGCATACGACTCGAGATATGCGGTTTGGATTTCCTTGCCAATAAATTCTACATATCTTGGAGCGAGATATTCCTTGATGAATCCAAGATAGTTCTCTTGTATTTCTGGAGGGAATTGTTCTTGTTCTATTTGTTGTTCCAGGACATAGAGTAAATGCACAGGATTGGCTGCTACTTCTGT
The DNA window shown above is from Microbulbifer variabilis and carries:
- a CDS encoding YeaH/YhbH family protein; this translates as MSYIIDRRLNGKKKSTVNRQRFLRRYKAHIKKAVGDAMNSRSIMDMDKGERISIPTRDISEPLFSHGSGGHVERVLPGNKEFTTGDRIPRQQPKGGDGNGGGASDSGEGVDDFVFQISQEEFLDFMFEGLQLPNMVKQRLAGNESFQVVRAGISNEGTPGRLNVIRSLRAAHARRIALTSSKRRNIRELETSLELEEQKDTALRDQRKIEALKGEIAELRRRVGRVPFLDDFDLKYNLLIKQPKPRSRAVMFCLMDVSGSMNQATKDMAKRFFLLLYLFLQRSYEYTEVVFIRHHTSAKEVDEEEFFYSRETGGTIVSSALKLMRRIMHDRYPESEWNIYGAQASDGDNWNDDSSTCHRILIDDIMPHVQYYSYVEITPRDHQALWEEYESVRTLFPNHFAMEQIVDVQDIYPVFRQLFSQKVTARC
- a CDS encoding SpoVR family protein, encoding MLDTFASGSDSQKPESANPISTTSEWTFELIQEYDLAIGALADEFGLDTYPNQIEVISSEQMMDAYSSVGMPVGYNHWSFGKQFISVENNYQRGLMGLAYEIVINSNPCIAYLMEENTMTMQALVIAHASYGHNSFFKGNYLFRSWTDASSIIDYLIFAKNYISRCEERHGLDEVEAILDSCHALMNYGVDRYKRPYPISAIEEERQQQEREEYRQRQLNDLWRTIPKLGEGTEETNEKRFPEEPQENLLYFIEKNAPLLEGWQRELVRIVRKLAQYFYPQRQTQVMNEGWATFWHYTLLTELYRRGRVTEGFMMEFLQSHTNVIYQPSFDSPYYNGINPYTLGFSIFSDLRRICEEPTDEDRRWFPDIAGSNWRETLQFAMRDFKDESFILQFLSPKVMRDMKLFCVSDNDQENEIVVSAIHDESGYRQLRENLAGQYNLGNREPNIQVYSVDTRGDRSLTLNHTQHRRRPLGKDTPEVLRHLHRLWGFDIHLNSLNGDEITASFHCPEQGRDRQEGEEESMLIPKPI